A genomic region of Colletotrichum destructivum chromosome 1, complete sequence contains the following coding sequences:
- a CDS encoding Putative C2 domain, phosphatidylinositol-specific phospholipase C, X domain, C2 domain superfamily, with protein sequence MEDTVAQPAATTAGSKTTTRPPLQAQAGGGASESQRTVKTLKDSVLPHLTKIFNAHAGQADQKWHKEQIASFVKNVQAEETADCLTALATGAAPEELDFSGFLSYMASSASAATAPAREQDLTYPLSSYFISSSHNTYLTGNQLYSESSTDAYKNVLLRGCRCIEIDVWDGDDSDNEDDTSVSSSDDEAVAAAAAAGVPQPKKEKRSKLKMLKDKMPGSLASRLEKTSLGKKMDERIEKSTSPPTETATPPLSVGAQQAAAPAGSDTLQKTRSPRLYPIEPQVFHGYTLTKEVPFRHVCETIREHGFAAADTPLIVSLEVHCGAEQQEIMVQIMEDTWKGLLIPVPDAEPAELPRPADLMGKILVKVKYAPPTGPETDALDDDEGENGSPSPPLPGAANKKAASKTKPSKIIQALSRLGVYTRGVSFKSLTQAEASMPTHIFSLSEKGVMEVHEKQGAELFHHNRHFLMRAYPSGLRIGSSNLDAPVFWRRGIQVVALNWQNWDEGMMLNEGMFAGTGGYVLKPEGYRCAKAGSPPEPMQGVPQIAYKTLDLQIDVLAAQNLPLPPGDTKVSGFKPYVKVEVHVESPEERLPGAHIKDDGRERESEYKAKTKSNRGVDPDFRGEALQFAGVPGVVEELTFVRFTVRDDEIGRDDLAAWAAIRLDRLRCGYRFVHLMDCEGRLTEGVVLVRVTKKLS encoded by the exons ATGGAAGACACCGTAGCCCAACCTGCGGCCACCACGGCCGGCAGCAAAACGACGACCAGGCCACCGCTCCAagcccaggccggcggcggtgccagCGAGTCGCAGCGCACCGTCAAGACGCTCAAGGACTCCGTTCTCCCCCACCTGACCAAGATATTCAACGCCCACGCCGGTCAGGCCGACCAGAAGTGGCACAAGGAGCAAATAGCGTCTTTTGTAAAAAAcgtccaggccgaggagacggccgACTGTCTCACAGCATTGGCCACGGGGGCCGCCCCGGAGGAGCTCGACTTCAGCGGCTTCCTCAGCTacatggcctcctcggcctcggccgccaccgccccGGCCCGCGAGCAGGACCTGACGTACCCGTTGTCGAGCTACTTCATCAGCTCCAGTCACAACACGTACCTTACTGGGAACCAGTTGTACAGCGAGTCGAGCACCGACGCCTACAAGAATGTGCTGCTTCGGGGTTGCAGGTGCATCGAGATCGACGTGTGGGACGGCGATGATTCCGACAACGAGGATGACACGTccgtcagcagcagcgatgatgaggccgtcgccgccgccgctgcggcggGTGTGCCGCAacccaagaaggagaagcggaGCAAACTCAAGATGCTCAAGGATAAGATGCCTGGTTCACTCGCGAGCAGGTTGGAGAAGACGTCGCtggggaagaagatggatgAGAGGATCGAAAAGTCCACGAGCCCGCCGACAGAGACCGCCACCCCTCCGCTCTCGGTCGGGGCTCAGCAAGCAGCAGCCCCCGCTGGATCGGATACGCTGCAGAAGACACGTTCTCCCAGACTCTACCCTATCGAGCCCCAGGTGTTTCACGGTTACACACTCACCAAGGAGGTGCCCTTCCGACACGTCTGTGAGACGATCCGCGAACACGGcttcgcggcggccgacaCGCCGCTCATTGTCAGCCTCGAGGTTCATTGTGGCGCCGAACAGCAGGAGATCATGGTGCAGATCATGGAAGACACGTGGAAGGGCCTGCTGATCCCGGtgcccgacgccgagccTGCGGAGCTGCCGCGTCCTGCGGACCTGATGGGCAAGATCCTCGTCAAGGTGAAGTACGCACCGCCGACGGGGCCCGAGACGGACgcgctggacgacgacgagggcgaaaACGGGTCCccgtcaccgccgctgccgggcGCGGCAAACAAAAAGGCCGCGTccaagacgaagccgagcaAGATCATCCAGGCCCTcagcaggctgggcgtctACACACGCGGTGTTTCCTTCAAGTCGCTGAcgcaggccgaggcctcgatgccgacgcaCATCTTCTCGCTGTCGGAGAAGGGAGTCATGGAGGTGCACGAGAAGCAGGGTGCGGAGCTGTTCCACCACAACCGGCATTTCCTAATGCGCGCGTACCCGTCGGGCCTGCGGATCGGGAGCTCGAACCTAGACGCCCCCGTGTTCTGGCGCCGCGGCATCCAGGTCGTGGCGCTCAACTGGCAGAACTGGGACGAGGGAATGATGCTCAACGAGGGCATGTTCGCGGGCACGGGCGGCTACGTCTTGAAGCCTGAAG GATATCGCTGCGCCAAAGCAGGCTCGCCCCCTGAGCCGATGCAGGGCGTCCCGCAGATCGCCTACAAGACGCTGGACCTCCAGATCGACGTGCTCGCGGCACAGAACCTACCGCTGCCACCTGGTGACACCAAGGTCAGCGGTTTTAAGCCCTATgtcaaggtcgaggtccACGTCGAGTCGCCCGAGGAGCGGCTGCCGGGGGCGCACATCAAGGACGATGGCCGCGAGCGCGAGAGCGAGTAcaaggccaagaccaagtcgaaccgcggcgtcgacccagACTTCAGGGGCGAGGCGCTGCAGTTCGCCGGGGTCCCCGGCGTGGTTGAGGAGCTGACGTTTGTGCGCTTCACGGTCcgggacgacgagatcggGAGGGACGAcctggcggcgtgggcggccATCAGGCTCGACCGGCTGCGGTGCGGGTATCGCTTCGTGCATCTCATGGACTGCGAGGGGCGGTTGACGGAGGGTGTCGTCTTGGTGAGGGTCACCAAGAAGTTGTCTTAG
- a CDS encoding Putative corA, transmembrane region: MDDYMFREHVSKCRQISEATHYVEILNYSDPFYNTCEEHPLTMDEFDNFLHRRGAFEPAKVKEDVKLLNGIRLVLQKNAKHKDTFTPHTITFTADAYQSMVRAMRLPFRAIEGTSVVGPFFWCAYDQDDDDPTLQIIFRKSDVRKKGKTRGWEIMLSHCFSNGITSGYVKGTPSSDIVAAIQHLTFCARQVGHPMLLPIIILSHDLSSQNDQKQRDARDWLRKLEHAVSMRNEIEDEEGYVSKDGYLEVDAISRDLVECHSQVLWKRPQAYLEIVKEIEAGLHKFKEKVPADHLTPDLDKLHRSMIARLDFYRLKLRGIENYQATTLERLHIQRSALYNLLSQRESKIQFQMAGEQRRLAHASKRDSTAMKTISLLGAVFLPGTFLASVFSMTFFDFGNGADPVISKELWVYFAITIPLTIVIVGGWIVFDRRREGKFASEDADLEKNIEHMEADIMAMMRKRTMSKANTWTSVTSPIRP, encoded by the exons ATGGACGACTACATGTTCCGCGAGCATGTCAGCAAGTGCCGCCAGATCTCGGAAGCGACGCATTATGTTGAAATTCTCAACTATTCG GACCCATTCTACAACACGTGCGAGGAGCACCCTCTAACCATGGACGAATTTGACAACTTCCTCCACCGACGG GGCGCGTTCGAGCCGGCAAAGGTCAAAGAGGACGTCAAACTGCTCAACGGCATTCGATTAGT ACTCCAGAAGAATGCCAAGCACAAGGACACATTTACACCGCATACGATCACCTTCACGGCAGATGCCTACCAGTCCATGGTCCGCGCCATGCGGCTGCCCTTCAGAGCCATCGAGGGCACCAGCGTCGTTGGGCCATTCTTCTGGTGTGCCTATgaccaagacgacgatgatccCACTCTAC AAATCATCTTCCGCAAGTCCGACGTCcgcaagaaggggaagacGCGCGGGTGGGAGATTATGCTCTCGCACTGCTTTAGCAACGGCATCACGTCGGGCTACGTCAAGGGCACACCGAGCTCCGACATCGTCGCAGCGATCCAACACCTCACGTTCTGCGCGCGTCAGGTGGGCCACCCGATGCTCttgcccatcatcatcctaTCGCACGACCTGTCGTCGCAGAACGACCAGAAGCAGCGCGACGCCCGCGACTGGCTGCGCAAGCTCGAGCACGCCGTCAGCATGCGCAACGagatcgaggacgaggaaggctACGTCAGCAAGGACGGGtacctcgaggtcgacgccatcaGCCGTGACCTTGTCGAGTGTCATAGCCAGGTGCTGTGGAAGCGGCCGCAAGCGTACCTGGAGATCGTCaaggagatcgaggccgggctgcaTAAGTTCAAGGAGAAGGTGCCTGCCGACCACCTCACGCCCGACCTGGACAAGTTGCACCGGAGCATGATTGCCAGGTTGGACTTTTACCGGCTGAAGCTCAGGGGCATTGAGAATTACcaggcgacgacgttggAGAGGCTACACATCCAGCGGAGTGCG CTATACAACCTGCTCTCTCAGCGAGAGTCCAAGATTCAGTTTCAGATGGCCGGTGAGCAGCGCAGACTGGCGCACGCCAGCAAGCGGGACAGCACGGCGATGAAGACTATCTCGTTGCTCGGTGCCGTGTTCCTGCCAGGGACCTTTCTCGCGTCCGTTTTCAGCATGACGTTTTTCGATTTCGGAAACG GAGCGGACCCGGTCATCTCCAAGGAGCTCTGGGTGTACTTCGCCATCACGATACCGTTGACaatcgtcatcgtcggcgggtGGATCGTGTTCGACCGGCGGCGCGAGGGCAAGTTCGCCTCCGAAGACGCGGATCTGGAGAAGAACATTGAGCACATGGAGGCGGAcatcatggccatgatgCGGAAGCGGACGATGAGCAAGGCCAACACGTGGACGTCGGTCACGTCGCCCATACGGCCATGA